In Microbispora sp. ZYX-F-249, a genomic segment contains:
- a CDS encoding ABC transporter permease, which produces MSRLKASLTPYLLLFPGTLWLAIFFVIPTVVMLSLSLQSGDVVNGYAFTFNWHSYVDGISTYHDQIIRSVVYGVISTVIQIVIGFPVAYWIAFKGGNRKSIYLFLLLLPFLVSFVLRTISWQFFLSDNGMLLGPLKSLGLVPQDFHILATSAAVIGGLAYNFLPFMILPMYVALERIDPRVLEAAQDLYASKLQTFLRVVLPLSLPGVFAGVLMTFVPATSDYVNASVLGGTSNTMIGNVIQNQFLVNQDYPTASALSFTLMALLLVGIFAYAKALGTEDVLEVAAR; this is translated from the coding sequence ATGAGCAGGCTCAAGGCTTCGCTGACGCCGTACCTGCTGCTCTTCCCGGGCACGCTCTGGCTGGCGATCTTCTTCGTCATCCCGACGGTCGTCATGCTGTCGCTGTCGCTGCAGTCGGGCGACGTCGTGAACGGTTACGCGTTCACGTTCAACTGGCACAGCTACGTCGACGGGATCAGCACCTACCACGACCAGATCATCCGGTCCGTGGTGTACGGCGTGATCTCGACGGTGATCCAGATCGTCATCGGGTTCCCGGTGGCGTACTGGATCGCCTTCAAGGGCGGCAACCGCAAGTCGATCTACCTGTTCCTCCTGCTGCTGCCCTTCCTGGTGTCGTTCGTGCTGCGCACCATCTCCTGGCAGTTCTTCCTGTCCGACAACGGCATGCTGCTCGGGCCGCTGAAGTCGCTGGGGCTGGTGCCGCAGGACTTCCACATCCTGGCCACGAGCGCGGCGGTCATCGGCGGCCTGGCGTACAACTTCCTGCCGTTCATGATCCTGCCGATGTACGTGGCGCTGGAGCGGATCGACCCGCGCGTCCTGGAGGCCGCGCAGGACCTCTACGCGAGCAAGCTGCAGACCTTCCTGCGCGTCGTGCTGCCGCTGTCGCTGCCGGGAGTGTTCGCCGGCGTGCTGATGACGTTCGTGCCGGCCACGTCCGACTACGTCAACGCCTCCGTGCTCGGCGGCACCAGCAACACCATGATCGGCAACGTCATCCAGAACCAGTTCCTGGTCAACCAGGACTACCCGACCGCCTCGGCGCTGTCGTTCACGCTGATGGCCCTGCTGCTGGTGGGCATCTTCGCGTACGCCAAGGCGCTCGGCACCGAGGACGTGCTGGAGGTGGCGGCCCGATGA